GCCACAACAGCTCGAGCAGCTTGACCTCCCGCAGGCTGAGCTCGATCGCCTGCTCCTCGCGCCGCGCGCGCAGCTCGGCCGGCAGCACCTGTAGGTCGTCCATCCGGAAGGACGTCCCCGTCGTCGCTCCCCCGCGCTGCTGCAGACAGCGCCGCGTGACCGCCCGAATGCGGGCGACGACCTCGTTGACGCCGAAGGGCTTGACGATGAAGTCGTCGGCTCCGAGCTCGAGGCCGAGCACCTTGTCGATCTCCTCGGACTTGGCGCTGATGAAGATGATCGGCACCGACTCGTTGGCGCGCCGAAGCTGCCGGCACACCTCGTAGCCCGAGCGGCCCGGCATCATGATGTCGAGGCAGACGAAGTCCGGCCGCTGCTGCTCGAAGAGCCAAAGCGCCGCCTGGCCATCGGCGGCGAGGATCGGCTCGTAGCCCTCGGCGGCGAGGATCGCGGCTAGGCCGTTGCGCGTGTGCAGATCATCCTCGGCGATCAAAACTTTCATGCGCGCTCCCCCGAACCCGCTGTCGCCGCGCTCGCCGGCTTCGCCTCCACCGCGGGCTCGGACGCGGACGCCGTCCTCAACGTCAAAACGAAGGTCGCGCCGCGCGGCCCTGGTGCACCACCCTCGGCCTCGTCCTCTTCGAGCAGCAGATCCCCGCCGTGCGCGCGGGCCAGCTCGCGTGCGATACCCAGGCCAATGCCGGTGCCACTCGCACCCTCGTCGAGGGCGCTGCTCAGGCGCACGAAGGGCTCGAACACCCGCTCGGCCTGCGCCGCGCTGATCCCCGGACCCTGGTCGCGCACCCGGATCTCCGTCACACCCTCGCGCGCTCGGGTCGACACCTGCACCAGCTTGCCCCCGCCCGCGTACTTCTCGGCGTTGCTGAGCAGGTTATTGAGGATCTGCCGCAGCGCGTCGGCGTCGATCCAAACCGGGCGCGCGGCCTGAGCGTCGAAGACGAGCTGCACGCTCCTGGCCGCGAAGGCGGGCTCGAAGGCGGTGATCAGCTCGCGCACGAGCGCGTCGACCCGGCCCACGCTGGGCCGCAGCATCGGCGCGGTTCGCTGCTGCCGGGCAAACGAGAGCACGTTCTCGATCAGGCGGCTGAGGCGCCGGCACTCGCTGTTGACGATCTGCAGGTAGCCCGCGGCGCGCGGCTCCCCCGCGCCGAACTCCGCCTCGAGCAGCTCTGAGTACATTCGGATATTGGTCAAGGGCGTCTTCAGCTCGTGCGAGACGCGGCTGACGAAGGAGACGCGCTGCGCCGCCTCGCGCGCGGCCCGGGTGCTCTCACGCCACAGAAAGAGCGCCAGACCGCAGAGCGCCAGCGTCACCGCCAGCACCCCCGCACCCGCAGCGAGCGCCAGGCTCCGGCCGGTCGAGGCGGCCGTGACCCGCGGGTCGATGAAGCCCTGCAGTTGCCAGGCCTGCAGCGGCGCCGCGAGCGCGACACTCGCCGCCGGGCTTGCTCCAGGCGCCGGGTCATAGCCGCCCCATTGATAGAGCGCCCCACCGCGCTCGTCGACGAGCACGGTACGACGCCGTGGGTCGGCGAGGTGGCCTCGCGGCGTATCGGGCAACGCGGCTGCGAGGTCGGCGAGCAGTCGGTAGCGGTCGAGCTCCAGGCCGAGCAGGTAGCCTGCACGGCTGCGTTGCCAAAGCAGCAGCTGCAGCCCGTCCTCCCAGAACCAGGCGTACCACCCCTGCGCCGCGGCTGGCACCGCGACCGCCTTGTTGGACGTCGAGGAGCGCGGCCCGCGTGCGCCCGGCGTCCGCGCTCTGACCGGCAGGGTCGCGCGCGCGCTCGACGACGACCGCCGTGGCAGCCACGACGCGCCCTCCTCCTCGGCGATCACCAGCCGCGAGGGGTCGGCGAGCAAGCCGCGCACCCGTTGCAGGAAGGCCTCTTCCTCGGCGCTGAGGGGGCCGAGCGCGGGGGGATGCAAGCGCTGACCATCGGGCCCCAGCAGGAAGACCTGCTGCACCGCCGGATGCTCGGCGACCAGCGCCCGCAGCGCCGCTGTGTCGCTCGGCGCCGGACCGCGATCGAGCAGCGCGGCGCGGCGCCGCTCCAGCACGCCCAGCAGCCGGGCCTCGACCTGGTGCAGCTCGCCGGCGACCAGGCTACCGACGGCGCGCTGCGCCCGGTGCCGGTCGGCGACGACGACCTCGTGGGCCAGCCCGCCGAGCAGCGCGGCGGGGATCAGCACCATCAGCGCCAGCGCTGCGACGAGTCGCCTGCTGGCTCGCAGGTGCCTCCGGATCGGTGGACTCACACGCCGTGCTCGCTTCCCAATCCGCCGCCTCCGCGACGAGACCATGACCGGGCCACTGCGCCGGCTGGCCGGCGCGCGGCCGTGCTAGAAGGCCTGCTGGCTCTCGACCCGCCGCTGCTGCCCACGCATCGCCTTGCGCGTCCGCTGCCAGACCTCCGCGGGCTGATCGACCCGTTCGGCGGCCGCCGCGATGTCCTTCTCGAGGGCGTCGAGCTGCTTCGACTTCAGCACCTTGTTCGACGCCTTCAGCTCGCCCACGTTCTTCTTCAGCAGGACGCGGGCCTCTGCGATGCGCCCCGCGTCCCGCAGCTCGACCGCCTGCTTGGTCGCATCGTTGGCGAGCTGTTCAAGCGCCGCCACGGCCACCGCGCGGTTGGCGCTGGCCGCGATCGCCTCGCCGGCCGCGGAGAAGGTGATCTGGGCTTGACCGGACTGCTGCTCGGTTCGTTCGTTGTCGAGCCTGCGATAGCGCAGCGCGATGGCGGCCAGCGTCATCGCCTTCCCCGCGGGCTGGGGATCGACCTCGACCTCCAGCAGTACGTATTTCTGCACGGCGGCCTGTAGCTGGCTGAGGCGCACGCTCACCTCGTCGCCAACGATGCGCGCGCTCCGGCCGAGCACCCGCAGCGGGCGGATACCCACACCACAACGAATGCGGACCTCCACCTCGCCGGCGACGACTGCGAACATGTCACCGAACTCGCGCGCGAAGACCGCGGGGAGCTGATCCTCACGCTCCACGAACACATGGTTGCCATCGCTGGCGCCGGCGAGCCGATACATCAGGTCCTCATTGTATCCGAGGCCGAGACCGATCGTGCTGACGGTGATGCCGTTCTTGGCCAGCGAGCTACCCAGCCCGGCCAGCGCTCCGGGCGAGCTCGGACCGACGTTGGCCAGTCCGTCCGAGAGGAGGATCACGCGATTGACGCCACGGCCGTCGAGGAACTTCAGCACCTCGTGCGCCCCCTTGCTCACACCGGCGAAGAGCGCCGTCGTCCCGCGGGCCCGTAGCTGCGCGATTCGCCGATAGACGGCAGCGCGATCGCGGAGCTTGGTCGCCGGCACCAGCACCTCGACCGTGGTGTCGTAGGCCACCACGGACACGATGTCCTGCGGTCCCAGACCGTCGAGCGCCTGAATCGCCGCGCGCTTGGCGTGCTCGAGCTTGCGGCCCGTCATCGACCCCGAGCGATCGAGCACCAACGCGACGTTGACCGCGGCCCGCTTCGACAGATCCCGCACTTCGTCACCGATCAGGCCAACCTTGAGGAAGGCGTGCTGTCGCCGATTGGCCTCGAGCACGCCGTGACTGAGTTCGACGCTCATCTTGACGCCGTAGCCGGCGGCGGGGAGCGAGGGGACTAGGGTCAGCACCAGCGCCAGCACCGGCGCGGGGCCGCGAACGCTTACCGTGGTTCTTGGTTTCATCGACTCCTCCTCCGTGGCCGCATTCAACGCGGCTGAAACTAGCTCAGCTCGACGACCTGCCGCGAGCGCGCCGGTC
This genomic stretch from Pseudomonadota bacterium harbors:
- a CDS encoding response regulator transcription factor; translation: MKVLIAEDDLHTRNGLAAILAAEGYEPILAADGQAALWLFEQQRPDFVCLDIMMPGRSGYEVCRQLRRANESVPIIFISAKSEEIDKVLGLELGADDFIVKPFGVNEVVARIRAVTRRCLQQRGGATTGTSFRMDDLQVLPAELRARREEQAIELSLREVKLLELLWRHKGQVVDRGRIFDHCWGLQHVPNSRTLDQTVSQLRKRIERDPKAPRIVQTVHGVGYRYEEPR
- a CDS encoding HAMP domain-containing histidine kinase; this translates as MSPPIRRHLRASRRLVAALALMVLIPAALLGGLAHEVVVADRHRAQRAVGSLVAGELHQVEARLLGVLERRRAALLDRGPAPSDTAALRALVAEHPAVQQVFLLGPDGQRLHPPALGPLSAEEEAFLQRVRGLLADPSRLVIAEEEGASWLPRRSSSSARATLPVRARTPGARGPRSSTSNKAVAVPAAAQGWYAWFWEDGLQLLLWQRSRAGYLLGLELDRYRLLADLAAALPDTPRGHLADPRRRTVLVDERGGALYQWGGYDPAPGASPAASVALAAPLQAWQLQGFIDPRVTAASTGRSLALAAGAGVLAVTLALCGLALFLWRESTRAAREAAQRVSFVSRVSHELKTPLTNIRMYSELLEAEFGAGEPRAAGYLQIVNSECRRLSRLIENVLSFARQQRTAPMLRPSVGRVDALVRELITAFEPAFAARSVQLVFDAQAARPVWIDADALRQILNNLLSNAEKYAGGGKLVQVSTRAREGVTEIRVRDQGPGISAAQAERVFEPFVRLSSALDEGASGTGIGLGIARELARAHGGDLLLEEDEAEGGAPGPRGATFVLTLRTASASEPAVEAKPASAATAGSGERA
- a CDS encoding VWA domain-containing protein → MKPRTTVSVRGPAPVLALVLTLVPSLPAAGYGVKMSVELSHGVLEANRRQHAFLKVGLIGDEVRDLSKRAAVNVALVLDRSGSMTGRKLEHAKRAAIQALDGLGPQDIVSVVAYDTTVEVLVPATKLRDRAAVYRRIAQLRARGTTALFAGVSKGAHEVLKFLDGRGVNRVILLSDGLANVGPSSPGALAGLGSSLAKNGITVSTIGLGLGYNEDLMYRLAGASDGNHVFVEREDQLPAVFAREFGDMFAVVAGEVEVRIRCGVGIRPLRVLGRSARIVGDEVSVRLSQLQAAVQKYVLLEVEVDPQPAGKAMTLAAIALRYRRLDNERTEQQSGQAQITFSAAGEAIAASANRAVAVAALEQLANDATKQAVELRDAGRIAEARVLLKKNVGELKASNKVLKSKQLDALEKDIAAAAERVDQPAEVWQRTRKAMRGQQRRVESQQAF